In Alkalihalobacillus sp. TS-13, the following are encoded in one genomic region:
- a CDS encoding acyl-CoA dehydrogenase family protein, with the protein MNFDLTDEQKMIFKMIREFAEEEVAPGAEQRDKEKRFPVEIFKKLGDLGMMGLPFPEEYGGGGADTVSFAIVVEELSRACGSAGITYSAHISLGGAPLHMFGTEEQKKKYLTPICTGESLGAFGLTEPNAGSDAGGTETTAVQEGDEWVINGSKCFITNASYAKNLALTAVTDRKDGEKEITAFIASTESPGFKVIDNYEKLGLNSSNTTELIMEDISVPEENMLGQRGSGFRQFLMTLDGGRIGIGAMGVGIAQAAYEKALAYAQERKQFGKTLSKFQATQFKLADMAMKIELARTMVYKAAWLKDQGRKFAKEASMAKLYASEICMEVCTQAIQIHGGYGYMKDYHVERFYRDGRLLEIGEGTSEVQRMVIARELGC; encoded by the coding sequence ATGAACTTCGATTTAACAGATGAACAGAAAATGATTTTCAAAATGATCAGGGAATTTGCTGAGGAGGAAGTTGCACCTGGAGCAGAGCAGCGTGATAAGGAGAAAAGATTCCCTGTTGAGATCTTTAAAAAACTAGGAGACTTAGGTATGATGGGTCTTCCATTCCCTGAAGAATATGGCGGTGGTGGCGCTGATACTGTTAGTTTCGCTATTGTAGTCGAAGAATTGAGCAGGGCATGCGGCTCGGCAGGGATTACATATTCTGCGCATATTTCATTAGGTGGCGCGCCATTACACATGTTCGGTACTGAAGAACAGAAAAAGAAATACCTCACCCCAATATGTACTGGAGAATCCCTTGGTGCTTTTGGTCTCACAGAACCGAACGCTGGTTCAGATGCGGGCGGAACTGAAACGACTGCTGTTCAAGAAGGAGACGAGTGGGTTATCAACGGAAGCAAATGCTTCATCACAAATGCAAGCTATGCGAAAAATTTAGCATTGACAGCAGTAACTGATCGCAAGGACGGGGAAAAGGAAATTACCGCATTCATCGCAAGCACTGAATCACCTGGTTTCAAAGTCATTGATAATTATGAAAAGTTAGGTTTGAATTCTTCTAATACAACAGAATTGATCATGGAAGATATCAGTGTACCTGAAGAGAACATGCTAGGACAGAGAGGAAGCGGATTCAGACAATTCCTGATGACACTTGATGGCGGAAGAATCGGAATTGGTGCTATGGGAGTGGGAATAGCCCAAGCTGCTTATGAAAAAGCACTTGCTTATGCTCAAGAAAGAAAGCAATTCGGTAAGACACTGTCAAAATTCCAGGCTACCCAATTCAAGCTTGCTGATATGGCGATGAAGATTGAATTGGCAAGGACGATGGTCTATAAAGCTGCATGGTTGAAAGATCAGGGCCGTAAATTTGCGAAAGAAGCTTCAATGGCAAAGCTTTATGCATCTGAGATCTGTATGGAAGTATGTACCCAGGCAATCCAGATCCACGGCGGTTACGGATACATGAAAGATTATCATGTTGAAAGATTTTATCGCGATGGAAGACTTCTTGAAATCGGAGAAGGTACTTCTGAGGTTCAACGTATGGTCATAGCCAGAGAATTAGGCTGTTGA
- the rpoD gene encoding RNA polymerase sigma factor RpoD, giving the protein MAEKPNRQEAEGELTIDQVKEQLVELGKKRGVLTYNEVTNKLAPFEQDSEQMDVFYEYLGDQGIEIVDEEDGDDPNIQEVVKSGDDEFDLNDLSVPPGVKINDPVRMYLKEIGRVDLLSADDEISLAQRIEQGDEEAKRRLAEANLRLVVSIAKRYVGRGMLFLDLIQEGNMGLIKAVEKFDYRKGYKFSTYATWWIRQAITRAIADQARTIRIPVHMVETINKLIRVQRQLLQDIGREPTPEEIGKEMELTPDKVREILKIAQEPVSLETPIGEEDDSHLGDFIEDQDALAPSDAAAYELLKEQLEDVLDTLTDREENVLRLRFGLDDGRTRTLEEVGKVFGVTRERIRQIEAKALRKLRHPSRSKRLKDFLE; this is encoded by the coding sequence ATGGCTGAGAAACCTAATCGCCAAGAAGCGGAGGGTGAATTAACCATCGATCAAGTAAAGGAACAATTAGTTGAACTCGGAAAGAAAAGAGGCGTCCTCACTTATAATGAAGTAACAAATAAACTCGCCCCATTTGAGCAGGATTCAGAGCAAATGGACGTTTTCTATGAGTATTTGGGTGATCAAGGTATTGAGATAGTGGATGAAGAGGACGGCGATGACCCAAATATTCAAGAGGTAGTGAAAAGCGGGGATGACGAGTTCGACTTGAATGATTTAAGCGTACCTCCTGGAGTGAAAATAAACGACCCGGTCAGGATGTATCTGAAAGAAATCGGTCGTGTGGATTTATTATCTGCAGACGATGAAATCAGTCTAGCGCAACGGATTGAACAAGGCGATGAAGAAGCGAAGCGCCGATTAGCAGAAGCGAACCTTCGACTCGTCGTAAGTATTGCAAAGCGATATGTAGGACGAGGAATGTTGTTCTTGGACTTGATCCAAGAAGGAAACATGGGCTTGATCAAAGCAGTTGAGAAGTTCGACTATCGTAAAGGTTATAAATTCAGCACATATGCTACTTGGTGGATTCGTCAAGCGATTACCCGGGCTATTGCAGACCAGGCGCGTACCATCCGTATTCCTGTCCATATGGTCGAAACGATCAACAAGCTGATCCGGGTACAACGACAACTCTTACAGGACATCGGACGTGAGCCGACCCCAGAAGAAATCGGGAAAGAAATGGAGCTTACTCCTGATAAAGTCAGGGAAATCTTGAAAATCGCTCAAGAACCAGTGTCACTTGAGACACCAATCGGTGAAGAAGATGACTCACACCTTGGTGATTTCATTGAAGACCAGGATGCTCTTGCTCCTTCGGACGCTGCTGCATACGAACTATTGAAAGAGCAGCTGGAAGACGTTTTAGATACCTTGACAGACCGGGAAGAAAACGTCTTGCGACTCCGCTTCGGTTTAGATGATGGACGCACGAGAACACTTGAAGAAGTTGGTAAAGTGTTTGGTGTTACACGTGAACGTATCCGTCAAATTGAAGCGAAAGCATTGCGTAAGCTTCGTCATCCTAGCAGAAGTAAACGGTTGAAAGACTTTTTAGAATAA
- the dnaG gene encoding DNA primase, with protein MGSRIPEETIEQIQKSNDILDVVGEYVQLKKQGRNYFGLCPFHNENTPSFSVSGDKQIFRCFGCGKGGNVFSFLMEVEGFTFIETVKNLADRVGIELPELASFNQNDKASKEKEIMKDGHRLLARLYHHCLTNTDYGQKAKEYLYNRGFNDEMIEHFQIGYAPDSWEFVSSFLQKRNYSLPMMQEAGLVGKREFDGKFFDRFRDRIMFPIWDTQGKNIAFGGRILGDGEPKYLNSPETKIFNKGKILYGYHLARPAMRKEDKVILFEGYVDVIAAWKADITNGVATLGTSLTQDQAKLLSRNVSTVIICYDSDNAGITAAFRATELLEKVNCNVKIAQMPQGLDPDDYIQKHGGDRFQQDVIGASLTVMAFKMQFMRRGKNLQDEGERMRYIEEILQEIAKLPKAVERDHYLRQIAEEFNLSLDAVKQQQYQAFLSIKRKKDNDGRNRENNHKKYFGQSSRLLPAFHNAERILLAHMLKDVNLAEKVEELLGGAFNIEEYSAIAAYLYAFYAEGHTPDIGLFLERVDDQRLKQVVTELAMLTINEDISDQELYDYVNQIKKYPKLIQIQEKEKDKKRAEREQNMVEAAQIAMEIVELKRALKVNNRS; from the coding sequence ATGGGATCTCGGATTCCTGAAGAAACAATCGAACAAATACAAAAGTCGAATGACATCCTCGATGTTGTTGGTGAGTATGTTCAACTAAAAAAACAAGGACGCAACTACTTTGGTCTTTGTCCGTTCCATAATGAAAACACCCCTTCATTTTCTGTCTCAGGTGATAAACAGATCTTCAGGTGCTTTGGCTGTGGTAAAGGGGGAAACGTCTTCTCATTTTTAATGGAAGTAGAAGGCTTCACTTTCATTGAAACGGTCAAAAACCTCGCAGACCGGGTCGGTATCGAATTACCGGAGTTAGCTTCCTTCAATCAAAACGACAAAGCCAGCAAAGAGAAAGAAATCATGAAGGATGGCCACCGCTTACTTGCACGTCTTTATCACCATTGTTTAACAAATACCGATTACGGGCAAAAAGCAAAAGAGTACTTGTATAATCGAGGCTTTAACGACGAAATGATCGAACACTTTCAAATTGGTTATGCGCCTGACTCCTGGGAATTCGTAAGCTCTTTCCTGCAGAAGAGAAATTACTCGCTTCCTATGATGCAGGAAGCAGGATTAGTTGGAAAGCGAGAATTCGATGGGAAATTTTTCGATCGGTTCAGGGACCGGATCATGTTCCCAATCTGGGATACCCAGGGGAAGAATATCGCTTTTGGCGGCAGGATACTCGGTGATGGAGAACCGAAATACTTGAACAGTCCTGAAACGAAAATCTTCAATAAAGGGAAGATACTTTATGGCTATCATCTAGCTCGTCCAGCTATGCGGAAAGAGGATAAAGTGATTTTGTTCGAGGGCTATGTGGATGTCATTGCAGCATGGAAAGCGGATATTACCAATGGAGTGGCCACATTAGGAACTTCATTGACTCAAGACCAGGCGAAATTATTAAGTCGGAATGTCTCGACAGTCATCATCTGTTATGACTCTGACAATGCGGGGATAACAGCTGCATTTCGTGCTACAGAGCTCCTGGAAAAAGTGAATTGCAATGTGAAGATTGCACAGATGCCTCAAGGTTTAGACCCTGATGACTATATCCAGAAACACGGTGGAGATCGTTTTCAACAGGATGTAATAGGGGCAAGTTTAACGGTAATGGCATTCAAAATGCAGTTCATGCGTAGAGGAAAAAATCTCCAAGATGAAGGAGAACGCATGAGGTATATCGAAGAGATACTACAAGAAATCGCAAAACTTCCTAAAGCTGTTGAAAGAGACCACTATTTACGGCAAATTGCCGAAGAATTCAACCTTTCTTTAGATGCAGTGAAGCAACAACAGTATCAGGCATTTTTAAGTATTAAAAGGAAAAAGGATAATGATGGTCGAAATAGGGAGAATAACCATAAGAAATATTTCGGGCAATCCTCACGACTATTACCTGCTTTCCATAATGCGGAAAGAATATTGTTGGCGCATATGCTGAAGGATGTAAATCTTGCTGAGAAGGTTGAAGAACTATTGGGTGGCGCATTCAATATCGAGGAATATAGTGCAATTGCTGCTTATTTATACGCATTTTACGCAGAGGGTCACACACCAGATATCGGCTTATTCTTAGAGAGAGTCGATGATCAACGCCTGAAGCAAGTCGTTACTGAATTGGCGATGCTTACAATTAATGAGGATATATCGGATCAGGAATTATATGATTATGTCAATCAAATTAAAAAATATCCTAAATTAATTCAGATACAAGAGAAAGAAAAAGACAAGAAACGTGCAGAACGCGAACAGAACATGGTTGAAGCTGCACAAATCGCGATGGAAATCGTCGAGCTGAAAAGGGCTTTGAAAGTCAATAACAGAAGTTAG
- a CDS encoding DUF188 domain-containing protein gives MKKTRNVLVDADACPNQIKKAILEISNFYEYKVFFIASYSHATDQHRSAEWIMVDSEPESVDMYIVNHSIEGNVVITQDHGLASLLVSKGVNVISPRGKRFTEDEMPSLLQSRYYSSKLRRSGHRTKGPPPFTEEDAQRFSKNFTKIFSEGIK, from the coding sequence ATGAAGAAAACTCGAAATGTGTTGGTTGATGCTGATGCTTGTCCGAATCAAATAAAAAAGGCAATCCTTGAAATCTCGAATTTCTATGAGTACAAGGTTTTTTTTATTGCCTCTTACAGTCATGCTACAGATCAACATCGCAGTGCCGAATGGATCATGGTAGATTCAGAACCAGAATCTGTGGACATGTATATCGTCAATCATTCTATAGAAGGGAATGTTGTGATCACTCAGGACCATGGCCTTGCGAGTTTATTGGTTTCTAAAGGTGTTAATGTCATATCACCGCGTGGGAAACGTTTTACAGAGGATGAAATGCCCTCATTATTACAATCTCGCTATTACTCAAGTAAACTGAGACGCTCGGGACACCGGACAAAAGGCCCGCCCCCATTTACAGAAGAAGATGCTCAAAGATTCAGTAAGAACTTCACAAAAATCTTTTCTGAAGGGATTAAATGA
- a CDS encoding pyruvate, water dikinase regulatory protein: MSDKIERPIVYVVSDSVGETAELVVKAAASQFNSTNIEIRRFPYVEDEQTVREVVALAKDNQAIIGFTLVVPEIKDYLVELAASEGVAAIDIVGPMINQMATVFQKSPRNEPGLVHKLDEEYFRKVEAIEFAVKYDDGRDPRGILKADIVLVGVSRTSKTPLSQYLALKRIKVANVPIVPEVEPPEELFKVSTSKCYGLRISPEKLNDIRRERLKALGLDDHANYANMSRIKDELEYFDKVVDRLGCRVVDVSNKAVEETANYILNIHKNKNR, encoded by the coding sequence ATGTCAGACAAAATAGAACGACCAATCGTGTATGTCGTGTCAGATTCAGTAGGGGAAACCGCTGAATTAGTTGTCAAAGCTGCGGCGAGCCAGTTCAACTCGACCAATATTGAAATCAGACGTTTTCCATATGTTGAGGATGAACAAACTGTAAGAGAGGTTGTTGCATTAGCAAAAGATAATCAGGCAATCATCGGATTCACCCTCGTTGTGCCAGAAATTAAAGACTATTTAGTAGAACTTGCTGCCAGTGAAGGTGTAGCTGCTATCGATATTGTAGGGCCAATGATCAATCAGATGGCAACGGTTTTTCAAAAAAGTCCTCGTAATGAACCTGGACTTGTCCATAAGCTGGATGAAGAATATTTTAGAAAAGTGGAAGCAATCGAATTTGCGGTCAAGTATGATGATGGGAGAGATCCAAGAGGGATATTGAAGGCGGACATCGTTTTAGTTGGCGTATCGAGAACCTCTAAAACACCCCTGTCCCAATACTTAGCGTTAAAACGAATCAAAGTTGCGAACGTACCGATTGTCCCAGAAGTAGAACCACCTGAAGAGTTATTCAAGGTGTCTACTTCAAAATGTTACGGGCTTCGCATCAGTCCTGAAAAATTGAACGATATCCGCAGAGAACGTTTGAAAGCTCTCGGTTTGGATGATCATGCGAATTACGCCAACATGAGTCGTATAAAAGATGAACTGGAGTACTTTGATAAAGTCGTCGACCGCCTCGGCTGCAGAGTCGTGGATGTTTCAAACAAAGCAGTAGAGGAAACGGCAAACTACATTCTTAACATCCATAAAAATAAGAATCGTTAA
- a CDS encoding helix-turn-helix transcriptional regulator encodes MVLPIELNDRQERIVEIVKDSGPITGEQIADKLDLTRATLRPDLAILTMAGYLDARPRVGYFYTGKTSAQLLTEKIRQIKVKEYLSLPVVVQESANVYDAICTMFLEDVGTLFVVNKESRLAGVLSRKDLLRASMGNQELTSIPVNIIMTRMPNITMCTKEDLLIEVAGKLIDKQIDAVPVIKDTSGEDAYEVIGRITKTNITKALVDFSSDAIL; translated from the coding sequence GTGGTGTTACCAATCGAACTGAATGATAGACAAGAACGCATTGTAGAAATCGTAAAAGATTCAGGTCCGATAACAGGAGAACAAATTGCAGATAAATTAGATTTGACAAGAGCTACGCTTCGCCCGGATCTTGCCATTTTGACAATGGCAGGTTATTTAGACGCACGACCTCGTGTCGGTTATTTTTATACAGGGAAAACAAGTGCACAGCTATTGACCGAGAAGATTCGGCAAATCAAAGTAAAGGAATACTTATCACTTCCAGTTGTCGTCCAGGAGTCAGCGAATGTGTATGATGCTATTTGTACAATGTTTTTAGAAGATGTCGGTACACTTTTCGTGGTCAATAAAGAGTCAAGATTAGCAGGGGTTTTATCTCGTAAAGATCTCTTGCGGGCAAGTATGGGGAATCAAGAGTTGACCTCAATCCCTGTAAATATCATAATGACTCGCATGCCGAATATAACGATGTGTACAAAAGAAGATTTATTGATCGAGGTAGCGGGAAAATTGATCGATAAACAAATCGATGCTGTACCTGTTATTAAGGATACTTCAGGGGAAGATGCTTATGAAGTGATCGGGCGGATTACCAAGACGAATATAACCAAAGCATTAGTAGATTTCTCAAGTGATGCAATTTTATAA
- the glyS gene encoding glycine--tRNA ligase subunit beta: protein MSKQDLLLEIGLEEMPARFVTDAMYQLSDKVAGWLTENRIPFGEVLPYSTPRRLAVKITDVAEKQEDQEEELRGPAKKIALDENGNWSKAALGFARGQGVDPENLFFKEVKDTEYVFANKYTTGISTMDLLPQLDKVIQNLHFPKNMRWGDKEFKFVRPIKWLLFLFGSEVPGLEVAGVQADRKTYGHRFLGEEIEIESPEQYPTDLLGQFVIADPKERKEAIQHQLENIQEEEGWKIPIDDALLEEVNNLVEYPTALHGKFDDEFLELPSEVLITSMKEHQRYFPVQNNDGELQPYFITVRNGDHNHLANVVKGNEKVLRARLKDAQFFHNEDKRKSIDHYLAKLESIVFHEELGTIADKVERIKIHASSTSSLLLLDNESEEFIQRAGSICKFDLVTQMVYEFPELQGVMGEKYAKLFGEDELIAAAVNEHYQPRFAGDSLPGTVVGSVLSVSDKLDTIVGCFGIGIIPTGSQDPYALRRQAAGILQIMIQKAWPVELEQLLNAVLDVYEEKQLLKNDRQEVFNQLIEFFNIRLKTILQDQGVRYDVIDAVLTGRLGRVDLLIKRAEILGGYLNQETFKDANVSLTRVLNISKNLDESLSNIDTGLFENEEEKALYDQYVSCKKQSENLQQPEDVDGFYNRLMQLPEIIDRYFDNTMVNADNEAIRENRQAQMKNLSKVILSFADFNQLVL from the coding sequence ATGAGTAAACAGGATCTCTTATTAGAAATCGGTTTAGAGGAAATGCCTGCACGCTTTGTGACAGATGCCATGTACCAGCTGTCTGATAAAGTTGCGGGTTGGCTTACGGAAAACCGGATTCCATTCGGTGAAGTACTGCCATACTCCACACCTAGACGACTTGCTGTGAAAATAACAGATGTTGCAGAGAAGCAAGAGGACCAAGAAGAAGAACTTAGAGGTCCAGCGAAGAAAATCGCTCTTGATGAAAATGGAAACTGGTCGAAGGCTGCATTAGGCTTTGCCAGAGGACAAGGAGTGGACCCTGAGAACCTCTTCTTTAAAGAAGTGAAAGATACTGAATATGTATTCGCGAATAAGTACACAACGGGCATATCTACCATGGATCTATTACCTCAATTGGACAAAGTGATCCAGAACCTTCATTTTCCAAAGAATATGAGGTGGGGGGATAAAGAATTCAAATTCGTCCGCCCGATCAAATGGCTTCTGTTCTTATTCGGTAGTGAGGTACCGGGATTAGAGGTTGCTGGGGTACAAGCAGATCGAAAAACGTATGGTCATCGTTTCCTTGGTGAAGAGATTGAAATAGAATCACCTGAACAATATCCTACTGATCTTCTTGGGCAATTTGTCATTGCTGATCCGAAAGAACGGAAAGAAGCCATCCAACATCAATTGGAAAACATCCAGGAGGAAGAAGGATGGAAAATTCCAATCGACGATGCACTGTTGGAGGAAGTGAACAATCTGGTCGAATACCCGACTGCTTTACATGGAAAATTCGATGATGAGTTCCTGGAGCTCCCATCTGAAGTGCTGATCACTTCGATGAAAGAGCACCAACGTTATTTTCCTGTCCAGAACAATGATGGAGAGCTTCAACCATATTTCATAACAGTACGAAATGGTGATCATAATCACCTTGCGAATGTCGTCAAAGGAAATGAAAAGGTCTTGCGTGCGCGCTTGAAGGATGCTCAATTCTTCCACAACGAAGATAAACGAAAGTCAATCGATCATTACCTGGCGAAACTTGAATCCATTGTGTTTCATGAAGAGTTAGGGACGATTGCAGATAAAGTTGAACGCATCAAGATCCACGCTTCCTCTACAAGCAGCTTGCTCCTGTTGGACAATGAGTCGGAAGAATTCATTCAGCGTGCTGGTTCTATCTGTAAATTTGATCTTGTCACTCAAATGGTTTATGAGTTTCCAGAACTGCAAGGCGTCATGGGTGAAAAATACGCAAAATTATTCGGAGAAGATGAGCTTATAGCTGCAGCAGTGAACGAACATTATCAACCTCGATTTGCAGGGGATTCTCTGCCTGGAACCGTCGTTGGCTCTGTTTTGAGTGTCTCTGATAAATTGGATACGATTGTCGGCTGCTTCGGTATCGGTATCATTCCGACGGGTTCTCAGGATCCTTATGCATTGAGAAGACAAGCGGCTGGTATATTGCAAATCATGATTCAGAAGGCGTGGCCGGTTGAGCTTGAACAACTCTTGAATGCTGTTTTAGATGTATATGAAGAAAAACAATTATTGAAAAATGATCGACAAGAAGTTTTTAATCAGCTGATCGAATTTTTCAATATCCGCTTAAAAACGATTCTCCAAGATCAAGGTGTTCGATACGATGTAATCGACGCAGTCTTGACTGGTAGATTAGGTCGAGTAGACTTACTGATCAAAAGAGCAGAAATTCTAGGCGGATATCTAAATCAGGAAACATTCAAAGATGCCAATGTCTCGTTGACCCGTGTACTCAATATCTCTAAAAATCTGGATGAATCATTGAGTAATATTGACACAGGATTATTCGAAAATGAAGAAGAAAAGGCATTATATGACCAGTATGTAAGCTGTAAAAAGCAAAGCGAGAATTTACAACAACCAGAGGATGTCGATGGATTTTATAATCGTTTGATGCAATTGCCTGAAATTATCGATCGGTACTTTGATAATACGATGGTCAACGCAGATAATGAGGCGATCAGAGAAAACCGCCAAGCGCAGATGAAAAACTTATCAAAAGTGATTCTTTCATTTGCCGATTTCAATCAGTTAGTGCTTTAA
- the glyQ gene encoding glycine--tRNA ligase subunit alpha, with translation MNLQDMILTLQRYWAEQGCFVMQAYDVEKGAGTMNPMTFLRSIGPEPWNVAYVEPSRRPVDGRYGENPNRLYQHHQFQVVMKPSPDNIQELYLESLKEIGINPTEHDIRFVEDNWEAPTLSASGLGWEVWLDGMEITQFTYFQQVGGLDAKPVSAEITYGIERLASYIQDKENVFDLEWHSGITYHDLYFQSEYEHSKYTFEVSDTDMMFNLFNVYETEARRAIEERLVFPGYDYVLKCSHVFNQLDAKGAISVTERTGYIGRVRNLARKCARAYYEQREQLGFPMLKGAKVDE, from the coding sequence ATGAATTTACAAGATATGATTCTTACATTGCAGCGTTACTGGGCAGAACAGGGATGTTTCGTCATGCAAGCGTATGATGTGGAAAAAGGTGCAGGAACGATGAATCCGATGACATTTTTACGAAGCATAGGACCTGAACCTTGGAACGTGGCTTACGTTGAGCCATCCAGACGACCTGTCGACGGCCGATATGGAGAAAATCCAAACCGTCTTTACCAGCATCATCAATTCCAGGTAGTCATGAAGCCATCACCTGATAACATCCAGGAGCTATATTTGGAAAGTCTAAAGGAAATCGGTATCAACCCAACAGAGCATGACATCCGATTTGTAGAAGATAACTGGGAAGCACCGACTTTGTCTGCCTCTGGATTAGGTTGGGAAGTGTGGCTCGATGGCATGGAAATTACACAATTTACTTATTTTCAGCAAGTAGGCGGTTTAGATGCAAAACCTGTATCCGCTGAAATCACTTATGGGATCGAGCGTCTTGCTTCTTACATACAGGACAAAGAAAATGTATTCGATCTAGAGTGGCATTCAGGAATTACGTATCACGATCTTTATTTTCAATCTGAATACGAACACTCGAAATATACGTTTGAAGTATCAGATACAGATATGATGTTCAACCTTTTCAATGTCTATGAAACAGAGGCAAGGCGGGCAATCGAAGAGCGGCTGGTATTCCCGGGTTATGATTATGTATTGAAATGTTCCCATGTATTCAATCAACTTGACGCAAAGGGAGCGATTTCTGTTACAGAACGAACGGGATATATCGGACGTGTCAGAAATCTAGCAAGGAAATGTGCCAGAGCTTATTATGAGCAAAGAGAACAATTAGGGTTTCCGATGCTGAAGGGGGCGAAAGTCGATGAGTAA
- the recO gene encoding DNA repair protein RecO — translation MLIKSEAIVIRTSDYGESNKVVTVYTKDFGKMGMMARGAKKTKSRLSSVSQLFTHAHFLIQKGSGLGSLSQGEIINTFRGIKQDIFKTAYAAYMVELLDKTTEDNEASPALFEFLKLSLTYLDEGVDPDILKAIFEMKMLRLSGVSPQVDRCVLCGRREGIFSFSIGEGGFLCNQCRHSDPNALVLTPQTAKLLNLIYHIDLSRLGNVSVKEETKKTLNKVLTTYIDEYTGVRLKSKRFLDQLQKFE, via the coding sequence ATGTTGATCAAATCAGAAGCAATCGTGATCCGAACGTCGGATTACGGAGAATCCAACAAAGTAGTAACCGTTTATACAAAGGATTTTGGCAAAATGGGGATGATGGCAAGAGGGGCGAAAAAGACGAAAAGTCGCCTCTCTTCTGTTTCCCAGTTATTCACTCACGCTCACTTCCTTATACAAAAGGGAAGTGGATTAGGAAGCTTGAGTCAGGGAGAGATCATCAATACGTTCCGGGGGATCAAGCAGGATATTTTTAAAACAGCGTATGCAGCTTATATGGTGGAACTTCTGGATAAAACGACTGAAGACAACGAAGCCTCACCCGCTTTGTTCGAATTCTTGAAGCTATCTCTGACTTATTTGGATGAGGGTGTTGACCCGGATATTTTGAAAGCGATCTTCGAAATGAAAATGCTTCGGCTTTCGGGTGTAAGTCCCCAGGTCGATCGGTGTGTCCTTTGTGGACGAAGAGAAGGAATCTTTTCATTTTCGATTGGTGAAGGAGGGTTCCTCTGTAATCAGTGCAGGCATTCCGATCCAAATGCACTTGTCCTGACACCGCAGACTGCAAAGCTTTTAAACCTTATTTACCATATTGATCTATCGAGGTTAGGAAATGTTTCTGTAAAAGAGGAAACGAAAAAGACATTGAACAAAGTTTTGACTACATACATCGATGAATATACAGGAGTCCGACTGAAATCAAAACGTTTTCTCGATCAATTACAGAAATTTGAATAA
- a CDS encoding YqzL family protein, translated as MRDFTWKLFCETGNIDTYLLLKELESENERSSDLLEIEERKGDYLETEL; from the coding sequence ATGAGGGACTTTACCTGGAAACTGTTTTGCGAGACAGGTAATATCGATACGTATCTCTTGTTAAAAGAACTAGAGAGTGAAAACGAACGATCATCTGACCTGTTGGAAATTGAAGAAAGGAAAGGCGATTATTTAGAAACAGAACTTTGA